A window of the Lolium perenne isolate Kyuss_39 chromosome 7, Kyuss_2.0, whole genome shotgun sequence genome harbors these coding sequences:
- the LOC127317381 gene encoding plasmodesmata-located protein 6, translating to MSWSLAAAAALPILSLLVACARGADDYTAFVYAGCSQARYDAGTQYAADVGTVLSALSDSAGSSTYATYKPPSGAATGLVGLYQCRSDLPAAVCGVCVKASVSKLSSLCNSAVGGAVQLRACFLRYGNDSFVGKQDTTVLFKKCGGESDGADAGVAALRDGALGALPAASSPAGEGSFRAGASGYVQAMSQCVGDLDDKACTDCVSAAAGQLKVGCNNAPAGEVYLGKCYARFWSNAGTGGAPGGGGSGVIGGNGGIVGDGGGAVPGTGGYGFVPRTYNDVQDGSEKNIAIIIGVVAAIAIVVVFAVFLRRSRAANGKI from the exons ATGTCGTGGTCtcttgcagcagcagcagctctccCGATCCTCTCGCTGCTAGTCGCGTGCGCGCGCGGCGCCGACGACTACACGGCGTTCGTGTACGCCGGGTGCTCGCAGGCGCGGTACGACGCCGGGACCCAGTACGCGGCGGACGTGGGCACCGTGCTCTCGGCCCTCAGCGACAGCGCCGGCTCCAGCACCTATGCGACCTACAAACCCCCGTCCGGCGCCGCCACCGGCCTGGTCGGCCTCTACCAGTGCCGCTCCGACCTCCCGGCCGCCGTCTGCGGCGTGTGCGTGAAGGCGTCCGTCTCCAAGCTCTCCTCCCTCTGCAACTCGGCCGTCGGCGGCGCGGTGCAGCTGCGCGCGTGCTTCCTCCGCTACGGGAACGACTCGTTCGTCGGGAAGCAGGACACGACGGTGCTGTTCAAGAAGTGCGGCGGCGAGAGCGACGGCGCAGACGCCGGCGTCGCGGCGCTGCGCGATGGGGCGCTCGGCGCGCTCCCGGCCGCGTCGTCCCCGGCCGGCGAGGGCTCGTTCCGTGCCGGGGCGTCCGGGTACGTGCAGGCCATGTCGCAGTGCGTGGGAGACCTCGATGACAAGGCGTGCACAGACTGCGTCTCCGCCGCGGCCGGGCAGCTCAAGGTCGGCTGCAACAACGCCCCCGCCGGAGAGGTCTACCTTGGCAAGTGCTACGCGCGCTTCTGGTCAAATGCAGGCACCGGCGGCGCCCCCGGTGGAGGTGGCAGTGGCGTCATCGGCGGCAACGGAGGCATCGTgggtgacggcggcggcgccgtcCCAGGCACAGGCGGATATGGGTTCGTGCCTCGTACGTACAACGACGTCCAAG ATGGATCTGAGAAGAATAttgccatcatcatcggcgttgtGGCGGCTATCGCCATCGTGGTTGTCTTCGCAGTCTTTCTCAGAAGATCTCGCGCAGCCAATG GCAAAATCTAA
- the LOC139833589 gene encoding uncharacterized protein has translation MREDDIERLEKVDDLSRRLSEVEKQRLALQEEVTAKSTELTATAKRWTDDFSALDRGLAAAFPETQEAALAAVGVARDSRRRETGEGSSEYFSMEDHLASMAARIEPVTKLGWELRKAAEELVPMLWPGEAAPQDISGLISSMEQAPDRFLDWKESATRAGADMALSFVLSWYNEVDLGQLEFRRAGVEDKLPADFKAARLARASTIADFVDKALFVADPNPPPSDGEYLDDEEAEGVPEDDPAAGSTDAPPA, from the exons atgcgggaggacgacatcgagcgcctg gagaaggtggatgatctgagccggcggctgtcggaggtggagaagcagcggcttgcgctacaggaggaggtcactgccaagtccacggagctgacggctaccgccaagcgttggaccgacgatttcagcgcgcttgatcgcggcttggcgg cggccttcccggagacgcaggaggcggctttggcagccgttggcgtcgcgcgcgattccaggaggcgggaaaccggcgagggcagctcggagtacttctccatggaggaccatctggcgtccatggctgcccgcatcgagcccgtcaccaagctcggctgggagctgcggaaggcggccgaagagctggtgcccatgctgtggcctggggaggcggcgccgcaagacatctccggcctcatctcctcgatggagcaggcgccggaccgcttcctcgactggaaagagtcggccacgcgcgccggtgccgatatggcgctgtccttcgtcctctcctggtacaacgaggtggacctggggcagcttgagttccggcgagccggcgtggaggacaagctcccagccgacttcaaggccgcccgccttgctcgagccagcaccatcgccgacttcgtcgacaaggcgctcttcgtcgcggacccgaaccctcctccatccgatggagaatacctggatgatgaggaggcggaaggtgtgcctgaggacgacccggccgccggctccactgatgcccctccggcttag